A portion of the Gigantopelta aegis isolate Gae_Host chromosome 10, Gae_host_genome, whole genome shotgun sequence genome contains these proteins:
- the LOC121383099 gene encoding glycine-rich cell wall structural protein-like isoform X3, whose product MAAMLSLCLCACAVLVSGYEDIAQAQLTDNIEAGINNRYRRTPYVQPVKPIAEPKPEVEPLPEPLPEPVDPLFGQKGHVIPGKGIHGGFVNKGLGIPGKGIQVPGIGMGGGFNNMGPSIGTGGGFGNKGPGIPPVGIDGGFGNRGPAIPGNVIGTGFGNRGQVIPGSGIGTGFGNRGQVIPGSGMGTGFGNRGQGQINPGSGMGTGFGNRGQVIPGSGMGTGFGNRGQAINPGRGMGTGFGNRGQVIPGSGMGTGFGNRGQGQINPGRGSGTGFGNRGQVIPGSGMGTGFGNRGQGQINPGRGSGTGFGNRGQGQSGRGMGTAFGNSGQGQSGRGIGTGFGNRGQGQSGRGMGTGFGNRGQGQSGRGMGTGFGNRGQGQSGRGIGTGFGNRGQGQSGRGIGTGSGNRGQGQSGRGMGTGFGNRGQGQSGRGIGTGSGNRGQGQSGRGTGTGSRTTRQGTSRAGLGPAFSSGITELLASRLTSQNRRNRQMRQQNGQFNRRNIG is encoded by the exons ATGGCTGCTATGCTGAGTTTGTGTCTTTGCGCCTGCGCAGTCTTGGTGTCAG GTTATGAAGACATAGCACAGGCACAACTAACCGATAACATCGAAGCAGGTATCAACAACA GATATCGAAGAACTCCCTATGTCCAGCCAGTAAAGCCAATAGCTGAACCTAAACCCGAGGTTGAACCTCTCCCTGAACCTCTACCCGAACCAGTAGATCCTCTGTTTGGCCAGAAGGGACATGTTATTCCTGGCAAAGGAATACACGGCGGGTTTGTCAATAAGGGTCTTGGTATTCCCGGAAAGGGGATACAGGTACCGGGAATTGGAATGGGTGGCGGTTTTAACAATATGGGACCGAGTATTGGAACAGGTGGCGGTTTTGGCAACAAGGGTCCAGGTATTCCTCCAGTTGGAATTGACGGCGGTTTTGGTAATAGAGGACCGGCTATTCCTGGTAATGTAATTGGCACTGGATTTGGTAATAGGGGACAGGTTATTCCTGGAAGCGGTATTGGTACTGGGTTTGGTAACAGGGGACAGGTTATTCCAGGAAGCGGTATGGGCACCGGGTTTGGTAATAGGGGACAGGGGCAAATTAATCCTGGAAGCGGTATGGGCACCGGGTTTGGTAATAGGGGACAGGTTATTCCAGGAAGTGGTATGGGCACTGGGTTTGGTAACAGGGGACAGGCAATTAATCCAGGAAGAGGTATGGGCACCGGATTTGGTAATAGGGGACAGGTTATTCCTGGAAGCGGTATGGGCACTGGGTTTGGTAATAGGGGACAGGGGCAAATTAATCCTGGAAGAGGTAGTGGCACCGGATTTGGTAATAGGGGACAGGTTATTCCTGGAAGCGGTATGGGCACCGGATTTGGTAATAGGGGACAG GGGCAAATTAATCCTGGAAGAGGTAGTGGCACCGGATTTGGTAATAGGGGACAGGGTCAGTCTGGAAGAGGTATGGGCACCGCATTTGGTAATAGCGGACAGGGTCAGTCTGGAAGAGGTATTGGCACCGGATTTGGTAATAGGGGACAGGGTCAGTCTGGAAGAGGTATGGGCACCGGATTTGGTAATAGGGGACAGGGTCAGTCTGGAAGAGGTATGGGCACCGGATTTGGTAATAGGGGACAGGGTCAGTCTGGAAGAGGTATTGGCACTGGATTTGGTAATAGGGGACAGGGTCAGTCTGGAAGAGGTATTGGCACCGGATCTGGTAATAGGGGACAGGGTCAGTCTGGAAGAGGTATGGGCACCGGATTTGGTAATAGGGGACAGGGTCAGTCTGGAAGAGGTATTGGCACTGGATCTGGTAATAGGGGACAGGGTCAGTCTGGAAGAGGTACTGGCACTGGATCTCGTACCACAAGACAAGGTACCTCTAGAGCCGGACTAGGGCCAGCATTTAGCAGCGGAATTACGGAGTTGCTAGCCAGTCGACTGACAAGTCAAAACAGAAGAAACAGGCAAATGCGGCAACAAAATGGACAATTTAACAGACGGAACATAGGCTGA
- the LOC121383099 gene encoding glycine-rich cell wall structural protein-like isoform X2 encodes MAAMLSLCLCACAVLVSGYEDIAQAQLTDNIEAGINNRYRRTPYVQPVKPIAEPKPEVEPLPEPLPEPVDPLFGQKGHVIPGKGIHGGFVNKGLGIPGKGIQVPGIGMGGGFNNMGPSIGTGGGFGNKGPGIPPVGIDGGFGNRGPAIPGNVIGTGFGNRGQVIPGSGIGTGFGNRGQVIPGSGMGTGFGNRGQVIPGSGMGTGFGNRGQAINPGRGMGTGFGNRGQVIPGSGMGTGFGNRGQGQINPGRGSGTGFGNRGQVIPGSGMGTGFGNRGQVIPGSGMGTGFGNRGQAIPGTGMGTGFGNRGQGQINPGRGSGTGFGNRGQGQSGRGMGTAFGNSGQGQSGRGIGTGFGNRGQGQSGRGMGTGFGNRGQGQSGRGMGTGFGNRGQGQSGRGIGTGFGNRGQGQSGRGIGTGSGNRGQGQSGRGMGTGFGNRGQGQSGRGIGTGSGNRGQGQSGRGTGTGSRTTRQGTSRAGLGPAFSSGITELLASRLTSQNRRNRQMRQQNGQFNRRNIG; translated from the exons ATGGCTGCTATGCTGAGTTTGTGTCTTTGCGCCTGCGCAGTCTTGGTGTCAG GTTATGAAGACATAGCACAGGCACAACTAACCGATAACATCGAAGCAGGTATCAACAACA GATATCGAAGAACTCCCTATGTCCAGCCAGTAAAGCCAATAGCTGAACCTAAACCCGAGGTTGAACCTCTCCCTGAACCTCTACCCGAACCAGTAGATCCTCTGTTTGGCCAGAAGGGACATGTTATTCCTGGCAAAGGAATACACGGCGGGTTTGTCAATAAGGGTCTTGGTATTCCCGGAAAGGGGATACAGGTACCGGGAATTGGAATGGGTGGCGGTTTTAACAATATGGGACCGAGTATTGGAACAGGTGGCGGTTTTGGCAACAAGGGTCCAGGTATTCCTCCAGTTGGAATTGACGGCGGTTTTGGTAATAGAGGACCGGCTATTCCTGGTAATGTAATTGGCACTGGATTTGGTAATAGGGGACAGGTTATTCCTGGAAGCGGTATTGGTACTGGGTTTGGTAACAGGGGACAGGTTATTCCAGGAAGCGGTATGGGCACCGGGTTTG GTAATAGGGGACAGGTTATTCCAGGAAGTGGTATGGGCACTGGGTTTGGTAACAGGGGACAGGCAATTAATCCAGGAAGAGGTATGGGCACCGGATTTGGTAATAGGGGACAGGTTATTCCTGGAAGCGGTATGGGCACTGGGTTTGGTAATAGGGGACAGGGGCAAATTAATCCTGGAAGAGGTAGTGGCACCGGATTTGGTAATAGGGGACAGGTTATTCCTGGAAGCGGTATGGGCACCGGATTTGGTAATAGGGGACAGGTTATTCCTGGAAGCGGTATGGGCACTGGGTTTGGTAATAGGGGACAGGCAATTCCTGGAACTGGTATGGGCACTGGGTTTGGTAACAGGGGACAGGGGCAAATTAATCCTGGAAGAGGTAGTGGCACCGGATTTGGTAATAGGGGACAGGGTCAGTCTGGAAGAGGTATGGGCACCGCATTTGGTAATAGCGGACAGGGTCAGTCTGGAAGAGGTATTGGCACCGGATTTGGTAATAGGGGACAGGGTCAGTCTGGAAGAGGTATGGGCACCGGATTTGGTAATAGGGGACAGGGTCAGTCTGGAAGAGGTATGGGCACCGGATTTGGTAATAGGGGACAGGGTCAGTCTGGAAGAGGTATTGGCACTGGATTTGGTAATAGGGGACAGGGTCAGTCTGGAAGAGGTATTGGCACCGGATCTGGTAATAGGGGACAGGGTCAGTCTGGAAGAGGTATGGGCACCGGATTTGGTAATAGGGGACAGGGTCAGTCTGGAAGAGGTATTGGCACTGGATCTGGTAATAGGGGACAGGGTCAGTCTGGAAGAGGTACTGGCACTGGATCTCGTACCACAAGACAAGGTACCTCTAGAGCCGGACTAGGGCCAGCATTTAGCAGCGGAATTACGGAGTTGCTAGCCAGTCGACTGACAAGTCAAAACAGAAGAAACAGGCAAATGCGGCAACAAAATGGACAATTTAACAGACGGAACATAGGCTGA
- the LOC121383099 gene encoding glycine-rich cell wall structural protein-like isoform X1 yields MAAMLSLCLCACAVLVSGYEDIAQAQLTDNIEAGINNRYRRTPYVQPVKPIAEPKPEVEPLPEPLPEPVDPLFGQKGHVIPGKGIHGGFVNKGLGIPGKGIQVPGIGMGGGFNNMGPSIGTGGGFGNKGPGIPPVGIDGGFGNRGPAIPGNVIGTGFGNRGQVIPGSGIGTGFGNRGQVIPGSGMGTGFGNRGQGQINPGSGMGTGFGNRGQVIPGSGMGTGFGNRGQAINPGRGMGTGFGNRGQVIPGSGMGTGFGNRGQGQINPGRGSGTGFGNRGQVIPGSGMGTGFGNRGQVIPGSGMGTGFGNRGQAIPGTGMGTGFGNRGQGQINPGRGSGTGFGNRGQGQSGRGMGTAFGNSGQGQSGRGIGTGFGNRGQGQSGRGMGTGFGNRGQGQSGRGMGTGFGNRGQGQSGRGIGTGFGNRGQGQSGRGIGTGSGNRGQGQSGRGMGTGFGNRGQGQSGRGIGTGSGNRGQGQSGRGTGTGSRTTRQGTSRAGLGPAFSSGITELLASRLTSQNRRNRQMRQQNGQFNRRNIG; encoded by the exons ATGGCTGCTATGCTGAGTTTGTGTCTTTGCGCCTGCGCAGTCTTGGTGTCAG GTTATGAAGACATAGCACAGGCACAACTAACCGATAACATCGAAGCAGGTATCAACAACA GATATCGAAGAACTCCCTATGTCCAGCCAGTAAAGCCAATAGCTGAACCTAAACCCGAGGTTGAACCTCTCCCTGAACCTCTACCCGAACCAGTAGATCCTCTGTTTGGCCAGAAGGGACATGTTATTCCTGGCAAAGGAATACACGGCGGGTTTGTCAATAAGGGTCTTGGTATTCCCGGAAAGGGGATACAGGTACCGGGAATTGGAATGGGTGGCGGTTTTAACAATATGGGACCGAGTATTGGAACAGGTGGCGGTTTTGGCAACAAGGGTCCAGGTATTCCTCCAGTTGGAATTGACGGCGGTTTTGGTAATAGAGGACCGGCTATTCCTGGTAATGTAATTGGCACTGGATTTGGTAATAGGGGACAGGTTATTCCTGGAAGCGGTATTGGTACTGGGTTTGGTAACAGGGGACAGGTTATTCCAGGAAGCGGTATGGGCACCGGGTTTGGTAATAGGGGACAGGGGCAAATTAATCCTGGAAGCGGTATGGGCACCGGGTTTGGTAATAGGGGACAGGTTATTCCAGGAAGTGGTATGGGCACTGGGTTTGGTAACAGGGGACAGGCAATTAATCCAGGAAGAGGTATGGGCACCGGATTTGGTAATAGGGGACAGGTTATTCCTGGAAGCGGTATGGGCACTGGGTTTGGTAATAGGGGACAGGGGCAAATTAATCCTGGAAGAGGTAGTGGCACCGGATTTGGTAATAGGGGACAGGTTATTCCTGGAAGCGGTATGGGCACCGGATTTGGTAATAGGGGACAGGTTATTCCTGGAAGCGGTATGGGCACTGGGTTTGGTAATAGGGGACAGGCAATTCCTGGAACTGGTATGGGCACTGGGTTTGGTAACAGGGGACAGGGGCAAATTAATCCTGGAAGAGGTAGTGGCACCGGATTTGGTAATAGGGGACAGGGTCAGTCTGGAAGAGGTATGGGCACCGCATTTGGTAATAGCGGACAGGGTCAGTCTGGAAGAGGTATTGGCACCGGATTTGGTAATAGGGGACAGGGTCAGTCTGGAAGAGGTATGGGCACCGGATTTGGTAATAGGGGACAGGGTCAGTCTGGAAGAGGTATGGGCACCGGATTTGGTAATAGGGGACAGGGTCAGTCTGGAAGAGGTATTGGCACTGGATTTGGTAATAGGGGACAGGGTCAGTCTGGAAGAGGTATTGGCACCGGATCTGGTAATAGGGGACAGGGTCAGTCTGGAAGAGGTATGGGCACCGGATTTGGTAATAGGGGACAGGGTCAGTCTGGAAGAGGTATTGGCACTGGATCTGGTAATAGGGGACAGGGTCAGTCTGGAAGAGGTACTGGCACTGGATCTCGTACCACAAGACAAGGTACCTCTAGAGCCGGACTAGGGCCAGCATTTAGCAGCGGAATTACGGAGTTGCTAGCCAGTCGACTGACAAGTCAAAACAGAAGAAACAGGCAAATGCGGCAACAAAATGGACAATTTAACAGACGGAACATAGGCTGA